In Hyalangium gracile, the genomic window GAAGAGGTGCTGCTCCGGGGCCAGGCGCGCGTGGGACGAGGACTCCAGCCCCCGGTAGGCCAGCACCGCCCCCGCGGTGTCACGCGCCGTCACGGCGTCCACCACCGCCCTCAGGGACTCGCTCGGGTCCCCCACGGGCGCGCTCGGCTCCAGGTTCGACAGCACCGCCGCCATGCGGGACGCCACACCGCCCTCCTCGCGCCGCGGGGGCGGGGCGCTCTTCGCCTTGGAGGGCAGACGGCCCTGAGGGCGAGCCCCGGGGAGCACAGGCTCGTAATAGTCCTCCTCGACGCCGTAGCCGAGCTTGTCGCCCCGCACGAAGAGGAGCTGTCCCAGCACGTGCGCCATGAAGAAGGGCATCACCAGATCGAGCGTCCGCGAGACGACGGGGACTCCCGCGCTCGACAGCGCACCGCCCAGGAGGCCGAGCAGCACATCCAGGCCGAGCGACACCACCACCACCACGAGGGCGAGGAGGTAGTCCGTGCCCAGCCTGAAGGCCCAGAGCACCAACGCCACCGGGTTGAGCAGCACCCACAGCGAGGTGGGCGTGGCCGCGACCATGAAGGCCATGGGCCCGTAGAAGAGGCACCAGCCGAGGATGAGATAGAGGATCGGATCCGAGAGCGCGGCCTCGAACCCTCCGCCCGGCTCCCAGTTCCCGCTGAAGATGACGTAGAGCACCGCGGGGGCCCAGACATAGAAGGAGCCGGCCAGCCCGCGCAGCAGGGGCGTGATGATGTCCGAGAGCGAGGAGAAGTCCGGCACGTCCAGCTCCACGCCCCGCGCCGACGACAGGAACACGTAGAACAGGTAGGCCCAGGTGCCGCCTGCCATGAGGACCCAGCCGATGAAGCCACCAAACCAGCCCATCAGGGAGCAGAAGACTCCCAGCCCCACGAGAGAGAACAGCGTGGAGGGCTTCACCAAGAAGCGCACCGAGTCGATCAGCCGGGACGCGTAGGAGCGGTGCGAACGATGGTGCTTCAGCCGAACGGCACGTCCTCCACAGAGCGAGCACACCTCCACGGCCACGGCCGTGGGCCCGTACGTCTGCTCCGCGACACACTCAGGACACAGCCGGGACTGGCACGCCTCGCAGGTCCAGCCCGCGAGGCTCGTCGCGTGCGTCCGGCATCGCTCGGGGCGAGGAGATGAAGCCATGGCCCCGCAGCCTACCCTGCCCCATGCCTGCTCCCAACCCCCCGGAACCATTGGAAAAACAGAGGTCGCAACTCCGGGGCGTTCCTGGCGGATAATGGGGGAGGGAGCCGAGCTGTGATCCAGGTCGGCCCCGCCTGCGGAGGAACCATGCAAGTCAACAACCTGGGCGGCGTGCGGATGCCCGTCACCACCACGGACAGCACGGCCCAGACCGCTCGAGCCAGCTTCAGCACGCGCCTGCAGGGCAGCGCGGGTGCCCCCACCACCGGCCGCGTGGGCATTGCCGGCTCCAGCATCGTCTCCACGGCGATGGTGAACTCCGGCGCGGTTCCGGGCTCCGCCTTCGGTGGGCCCTACATGCAGGCGAGGAGCGCGGGCGTGCCGGGCATCGGCGTGCCGGGCACGACCACCACGACGCCCCAGAGCCAGGTTCCCGGCACGGGCACCCCGGCCACCCAGGGCCCGAACTACGGCACCACCACTCCCCCCGCCGCCGGCTCCGAGTTCAATGGCGAGCTGCAGGCCATGTTCGCGGAGCAGAAGGCCATGAACGACATGAAGGAGCTGATGAAGATGTCGCTCCTGTCGTTCGTGAGCAGCACCTTCGCGATGGGCCAGAGCCGCGGAAGCATCGAGGCGCTGGACTAGCTTCTCCGACGAGGCGCTCGCGGCCCGTCACTCCCCGACGAGCCGTTGGAGCGCTTCCCAGCAGGCGCGGACGTGGCGCTCCTCCGTGCGAGGGGCGCCGATGGCCATGCGCAGCACGTACCGCGCGGGCGCACCGTCCACCCCAGGCAGCACCGTGTGCGAGAGGAAGGCGCTGCCAGTGGCGTTCAGCCGCTCCAGCAGGCCGCGGTTGCGCGCATCCGTGGCCTCGGGTGGCTCGCCCGGGCGCGGCGCGAGGCGGAAGCACACCAGGCTCAGCGAGCGCGGCACCGCCAGCTCGAAGCGCCCATCCTCGCGCACCCAGGACTCGAACAGCCCGGCCAGGCGGATGTGCTCGCGCAGATAGGCTCGCAGGCCCTGCGCGCCGTAGTGGCGCAGCACGAACCACAGCTTCAGCGCTCGGAAGCGGCGGCCGAGCTCCACCTGCCAGTCCCGGTAGTCGATCACCGCGCCGCTGGCGCTGGCGGCGTTGCGCAGGTACTCCGGCGTCACGCTGAGCGCGTCCACCAGGCCGGCCCGGTCTCGCGTGTAGAAGGCGTCGCAGTCGAAGTTGGTCAGCAGCCACTTGTGCGCATCGAAGGCGACGGAGTCCACCGCCTCGATGCCCGCGGCCAGTCCCTGGTGCTCCGGGCACAGGAGCGCCGAGCCCGCCCAGGCCGCGTCCACATGCAGCCAGCCTCCCATGGCCGTCAGGCCCGTGCGCTCCATCACCTGGCTGATCGGCCCCAGCGGATCCATCGCTCCCGAGGAGGTGGTGCCGAGCGTGGCGCAGACGAAGAAGGGCTGGCGGCCCGCGGCCAGGTCCTCGGTGATGGCCCGCTCCAGCAGCTCCGGCCTCAGGGCGTAGCCGGCGTCCGTCTCCAGCAGGCGCACGTGCGTGGTGTCGCTGGCGTCCCTCGCCACTCCGGACAGCATGGCCGCCTTGAGGACGGAGGAGTGCGCCTGCGTGGAGGAGTACGCGACGAGGGGCGCATGGCCGGGGCGCTTGCGCCGCACGCGCGCGCGGGCCGCCACCATGGCCACCAGCGTGGCCTCGCTCGCGGTGCCCTGGATGACGCCGCCCCCCGTGCCCGAGGTGGAGCGGAAGGACTCCGGCAGCCCCGTGAGCTCCGCCAGCCAGTCCAGCACCCGCGTCTCCAGCTCCGTGCACGAGGGTCCCGTGGACCACAGCATCCCCTGGACGCCCAGCCCCGAGGACAGCAGATCGCCGAGCACCGACGGGCCCGAGGCGTTCGCCGGGAAGTAGGCGAAGAAGGAGGGGGACTGCCAGTGGGTGACGCCCGGCAGCACCACCGAGTCGAGATCCTTGAAGACGGCGTCCCAGCCCTGCGCCCCACCGAGCCCCTGCTCCGGTGGGTGGACTGGCAGCTTCGCCAGCACCTCGCCCGGCTTCACCTGGGAGCGCACGGGGAAGGACTCCATCCGCTCCCAGTAGTCCGCGATCCAGTCCACCATCTGGTGGCCCAGGCGGCGGAAATCC contains:
- a CDS encoding tetratricopeptide repeat protein, giving the protein MASSPRPERCRTHATSLAGWTCEACQSRLCPECVAEQTYGPTAVAVEVCSLCGGRAVRLKHHRSHRSYASRLIDSVRFLVKPSTLFSLVGLGVFCSLMGWFGGFIGWVLMAGGTWAYLFYVFLSSARGVELDVPDFSSLSDIITPLLRGLAGSFYVWAPAVLYVIFSGNWEPGGGFEAALSDPILYLILGWCLFYGPMAFMVAATPTSLWVLLNPVALVLWAFRLGTDYLLALVVVVVSLGLDVLLGLLGGALSSAGVPVVSRTLDLVMPFFMAHVLGQLLFVRGDKLGYGVEEDYYEPVLPGARPQGRLPSKAKSAPPPRREEGGVASRMAAVLSNLEPSAPVGDPSESLRAVVDAVTARDTAGAVLAYRGLESSSHARLAPEQHLFVGRAAASGGDFALAAKAFETAADVAPESPVAPQALVLLARLCAERMSDPARAQSVYRYIVHRYPDTDASRFAAQRLTP
- a CDS encoding pyridoxal-dependent decarboxylase encodes the protein MSQERDEEVPHLKSEDFRRLGHQMVDWIADYWERMESFPVRSQVKPGEVLAKLPVHPPEQGLGGAQGWDAVFKDLDSVVLPGVTHWQSPSFFAYFPANASGPSVLGDLLSSGLGVQGMLWSTGPSCTELETRVLDWLAELTGLPESFRSTSGTGGGVIQGTASEATLVAMVAARARVRRKRPGHAPLVAYSSTQAHSSVLKAAMLSGVARDASDTTHVRLLETDAGYALRPELLERAITEDLAAGRQPFFVCATLGTTSSGAMDPLGPISQVMERTGLTAMGGWLHVDAAWAGSALLCPEHQGLAAGIEAVDSVAFDAHKWLLTNFDCDAFYTRDRAGLVDALSVTPEYLRNAASASGAVIDYRDWQVELGRRFRALKLWFVLRHYGAQGLRAYLREHIRLAGLFESWVREDGRFELAVPRSLSLVCFRLAPRPGEPPEATDARNRGLLERLNATGSAFLSHTVLPGVDGAPARYVLRMAIGAPRTEERHVRACWEALQRLVGE